The Papaver somniferum cultivar HN1 chromosome 3, ASM357369v1, whole genome shotgun sequence genome includes a region encoding these proteins:
- the LOC113361848 gene encoding uncharacterized protein LOC113361848, with protein sequence MEEDREFDSVSKQIDFLFNQLQSLKQKAPSFEAKLEEKITKLQHISKDLTVDALNIQEPVDRCIERYQNQLVKIRRVGQLVETKDETDSGERITSFVNIQKLEELERIKSLEDKLKKEEEKVSDLATNLRNCQSTLLELSSQI encoded by the exons ATGGAAGAAGATAGAGAATTTGATAGCGTAAGCAAGCAAATCGATTTCTTATTTAACCAATTACAATCCCTCAAACAGAAAGCTCCATCATTTGAGGCAAagttggaagaaaaaattacaaaacttCAGCATATTTCAAAAGATCTCACAGTTGATGCATTGAATATACAAGAACCTGTGGATAGGTGTATTGAGAGATATCAAAATCAACTTGTCAAGATCAGAAGAGTTGGACAGTTGGTTGAAACAAAGGATGAAACTGATTCAGGGGAAAGAATCACTTCTTTTGTCAAT ATTCAGAAACTCGAAGAGCTGGAGAGGATTAAAAGTCTTGAAGAtaagttgaagaaggaagaagaaaaagtgtCTGATTTGGCGACCAATTTGAGGAATTGTCAATCTACCTTGCTAGAGCTGTCAAGCCAAATTTGA